A single genomic interval of Melanotaenia boesemani isolate fMelBoe1 chromosome 4, fMelBoe1.pri, whole genome shotgun sequence harbors:
- the LOC121638831 gene encoding calmodulin-regulated spectrin-associated protein 3-like isoform X1: MVDSPSVTKNFSVPEIKPLDQYDFNRAKICASVRWLLSKSYGSAENVPVELREPLYKDQYEQEHLKPSVLKLLLSPEIYCRAQALLAQAHGVSLPASQESLADNSALLQFLIKKGFTPKVQDSDVTEEDLSNNPIKTKAHLALIDSLMSLAAKETVGCVKMAAEVEQMGTGTPWENALLFWVNRLNQILRESTEEEEPSKSQTSTDLQPVQETCHSNRWYWKLVPHAIAFCLKESGNKPPVIRYRKDKVQSKLTPTFPLVSAVKDLSNGCAIAAVLHYYCPSLLPLEDVCLKDTMSVADSVYNLQLIKEFCESNLQSCCPLAVEDLLYAPPALHLNIMSFMSELLDWFEVKKPDFVKPVQPIDLTDVSGLLDCISPLSGNGNSGSPSYIFKQPFVPITSPVSPENKSWTKKQISRPLSAVTFSIPFGLDSDVDIVMGNPIDSVFRSVSTDNLTTGIPAMTSPAAPAGMTHVPYSPPEDLSHLVSASAPSHRSSWGPYAHAAPLGELPTIEEALQVTHVPGGKDRKKGRAAEKTTRGVLAVRPEPRLRPEGAPAGFFLHCPEEETPQLSSSAPCRSGVLHRPVGGEAADAEKQSRKERSDRNTDMSRDDDSVLRDGSIDSSEASDDTPRKTPGNIRPTYGRQGNHSTNNSPRMTSFAERRDNRRRHPAASGEEPASSPTPVTPGTPQTPSTPAGVSYHQDSPGPKGPEPGSEAWELGARLEEKRKSIEAQKRRIEAIFAKHRQRLGKTAFLQLKREQGEGGVEGAEEDNLTLEERLTHMEEQLKQEEEKEEKEKAKETDKEKMSASNTPRLEKQVTFSIESKKGAEKEKGAEKAGEVVILEYNEVVQKLSEALQSLQKDMQKLTEQQQQLMSNQRPRNTPKTTPKSSPRNNTKTPPKTPPHTPTKTPPRTPTRTPTRTTSKAWMIPAVPSPPSASSPSRRSHVLSSSTSPKSIISSSCPAPRTKIHSSSTPRSPKHNTRSQHQPHPRPSELKFPPLNRVLTPTQNVDTIPHLRRVSPSKCQVQTSSSFRIGGPKTPQESPQPTQQPQPEENTSDTASSETPTQFSLELEQEDEEAVGGLPILPQSRQERRRAAGGSSSGAPSECSFESDTLSLSAAYSAGGEGGRGGGAGKPCSLIEASSSSVGGPEGGSDEPTDEGQEFSSDSMSDQAESATEAARKLTTEPLDPIEQFHLAMEARDLPEQQAEATEEDMTHTETLEPCGGQNAPGARGGIGFFFQGEVHSEGDMAQRRALLLERQQKRTEELKKRRQWHDQEKENRLASTDKRVASPSNTPPAGTTSPSPTPPATPARRGDFTRVEYARRQQLRIMEDLDKVIRQKSANQGRSSLKKTRSRPRSMTREETKLSLSPAKGASGSKLTKVYSHSSLNLAATDESRNNDGASTKKTQSSGLDSPSRLANQNGDNDWESGSNGTSPAPEYTGPKLFKEPSFKSNKFIIHNALSRCCLAGKVNETQKNKIVEEMEKSPANHFLILFRDSSCQFRGVYTMNPDSQELIRLAGVGPRTVSSTQVETIYKYSSDRKQFSAIPSKTMGMSVDAFTIPSHLWQGGGGGAGGGSRRASITKKVAISK; this comes from the exons ATGGTGGACTCTCCCAGCGTCACGAAGAACTTCTCGGTCCCGGAGATCAAACCCCTGGACCAGTACGACTTTAACCGGGCCAAGATCTGCGCCAGCGTTCGATGGCTGCTGTCGAAGTCATACGGCTCCGCAG aaaacGTTCCTGTAGAGCTCCGAGAGCCACTGTACAAGGACCAATATGAACAAGAGCACCTCAAGCCGTCCGTCTTGAAGCTGCTTCTTTCTCCAGAGATCTACTGTCGAGCTCAGGCCCTGCTGGCTCAGGCGCATGGGGTCTCTCTGCCGGCGTCGCAGGAGTCCCTGGCCGACAACTCAGCCCTGCTTCAGTTCCTCATTAAGAAAGGTTTCACCCCAAAGGTCCAGGATTCAGATGTCACAGAAGAGGACCTTAGCAACAACCCCATCAAGACG AAAGCCCATCTCGCTCTCATCGACTCGCTGATGTCACTGGCTGCCAAGGAGACAGTAGGCTGTGTGAAGATGGCAGCGGAGGTGGAGCAGATGGGTACCGGGACTCCATGGGAGAATGCTCTGCTCTTCTGGGTCAACAGG TTGAACCAGATATTGAGAGAaagcacagaagaagaagagcccTCCAAGTCACAGACATCTACAGACCTGCAGCCAGTTCAAGaaacg TGTCATTCCAACCGCTGGTACTGGAAACTAGTCCCC CATGCTATCGCTTTTTGTTTGAAGGAGTCGGGGAATAAGCCACCAGTG ATCCGCTATAGGAAGGACAAAGTGCAGTCCAAGCTGACTCCTACATTCCCTCTGGTCTCTGCGGTCAAAGATCTGTCTAATGGCTGCGCAATAGCTGCTGTATTGCACTACTACTGCCCCAGCTTGCTGCCTCTAGAGG ATGTGTGTCTGAAGGACACTATGTCGGTGGCTGACAGTGTCTacaacctgcagctcatcaaaGAGTTTTGTGAGAGCAATTTACAGAGCTGCTGCCCCCTCGCAGTGGAGGACCTGCTCTACGCTCCTCCGGCTCTGCAT cTGAACATCATGAGCTTCATGTCTGAGCTGTTGGACTGGTTTGAGGTGAAGAAGCCTGATTTTGTCAAGCCAGTACAACCTATTGACCTAACAG ATGTCTCAGGATTACTCGACTGTATAAGTCCTCTCAGTGGGAACGGCAACAG TGGTTCTCCGTCTTACATCTTCAAACAACCTTTTGTGCCCATCACCTCTCCAGTGTCACCAG aaaacaaaagttggacaaagaaacaaatcag TCGTCCTCTGTCAGCAGTGACTTTCAGCATACCATTTGGCCTGGACAGTGATGTTGACATTGTCATGGGAAACCCAATAGATTCTGTCTTTCGCTCTGTCAGCACTGACAACCTCACCACTGGCATCCCTGCAATGACCTCACCGGCGGCACCAGCAGGGATGACTCATGTCCCGTATAGCCCTCCAGAGGACCTCAGCCACCTGGTCAGCGCTTCAGCCCCATCACATCGGTCTTCTTGGGGTCCTTATGCACATGCAGCACCACTGGGGGAACTGCCGACCATTGAGGAGGCGCTACAGGTGACTCATGTGCCTGGTGGCAAAGATCGGAAGAAGGGAAGAGCAGCTGAGAAAACCACAAGGGGAGTTTTAGCAGTCAGACCGGAGCCCAGGTTGCGCCCCGAGGGAGCACCTGCAGGTTTCTTTCTGCACTGCCCTGAAGAGGAAACCCCCCAGCTCAGCAGCTCTGCTCCCTGTCGTTCAGGAGTCCTCCATCGGCCAGTTGGAGGGGAAGCTGCTGATGCTGAAAAGCAAAGTCGGAAAGAGAGATCAGACCGGAATACTGATATGTCACGCGATGACGACTCTGTTCTACGAGATGGCAGCATTGACTCCTCTGAAGCATCAGATGATACACCCCGAAAAACCCCTGGTAATATTCGGCCCACTTATGGTCGCCAGGGAAACCATAGTACCAACAATAGTCCACGCATGACAAGCTTTGCTGAACGGCGAGACAATCGCAGAAGACATCCTGCTGCTTCTGGAGAAGAGCCAGCTTCTTCTCCAACTCCAGTAACCCCAGGAACTCCACAGACACCCTCCACACCAGCAGGTGTCTCCTATCACCAGGACAGCCCAGGCCCCAAAGGGCCTGAACCAGGctcagaggcctgggagctggGAGCTCGCCTTGAGGAGAAACGCAAAAGCATTGAAGCGCAAAAACGGCGCATTGAAGCCATTTTTGCCAAACACAGACAGAGGCTTGGAAAAACTGCTTTTCTTCAACTGAAAAGAGAGCAAGGGGAAGGAGGAGTAGAGGGAGCGGAGGAAGATAATCTGACCCTGGAGGAGCGTCTCACTCACATGGAGGAACAGCTcaaacaggaggaggagaaagaggaaaaggaaaaagcgAAGGAAACAGACAAAGAGAAGATGTCTGCTTCCAACACTCCTCGGTTAGAGAAACAGGTCACATTCTCAATTGAAAGTAAGAAaggagcagaaaaagaaaaaggtgcagAAAAAGCAGGCGAGGTTGTCATATTGGAATACAACGAAGTGGTGCAGAAACTGAGTGAAGCTCTGCAGTCGTTGCAGAAGGACATGCAGAAACTTacagaacagcagcagcagctcatgaGCAACCAAAGACCCAGAAATACACCCAAGACTACTCCAAAATCTTCTCCAAGAAATAACACCAAAACACCGCCCAAAACACCTCCTCACACCCCAACAAAGACACCACCAAGAACCCCGACACGGACTCCTACCAGGACTACCAGTAAAGCCTGGATGATTCCTGCTGTGCCCAGTCCTCCCTCAGCTTCTTCCCCATCACGCCGCTCTCATGTTCTTTCCTCTTCCACCTCTCCAAAATCTATCATTTCTTCCTCCTGCCCAGCTCCGCGAACTAAAATTCACTCTTCCTCAACTCCACGCAGCCCCAAACACAACACCCGTTCTCAGCATCAACCCCACCCACGGCCCTCCGAGCTCAAGTTCCCTCCGCTCAATCGTGTTTTGACACCAACCCAGAATGTGGACACGATCCCCCATCTCCGACGTGTGTCACCCAGCAAGTGTCAAGTCCAGACCTCCTCTTCTTTCCGCATTGGTGGGCCCAAGACCCCTCAAGAGTCTCCTCAGCCTACCCAGCAACCACAGCCTGAGGAGAATACCTCAGACACAGCCTCGAGTGAGACACCCACCCAGTTCAGTCTGGAGCTGGAGCAAGAGGATGAAGAAGCAGTAGGAGGGCTGCCAATCCTGCCACAATCCCGACAGGAGCGCCGCAGGGCCGCTGGAGGCAGCAGCTCTGGTGCTCCTTCTGAGTGCTCATTTGAGAGTGACACCTTATCCCTGTCTGCTGCGTACAGcgcaggaggagaaggaggaagaggtggaggagcagggaAACCTTGCAGCCTGATTGAGGCGTCGTCATCGTCTGTTGGAGGGCCTGAGGGGGGCAGTGATGAACCAACTGATGAGGGACAAGAGTTTTCCTCTGACTCTATGAGCGACCAAGCAGAATCTGCAACTGAAGCTGCCAGAAAACTCACAACAGAACCCTTGGATCCGATTGAGCAGTTTCATCTGGCTATGGAAGCCAGGGATCTGCCAGAGCAACAAGCTGAAGCCACAGAAGAAGACATGACGCACACTGAGACCCTGGAGCCATGTGGAGGGCAGAATGCACCTGGAGCCAGAGGAGGAATTGGATTCTTCTTTCAG GGGGAGGTACATAGTGAAGGGGACATGGCCCAGCGTAGAGCACTGCTGCTGGAAAGACAACAGAAGAGAacagaggagctgaagaagaggagACAGTGGCATGATCAAGAAAAGGAAAACCG ACTGGCATCTACAGACAAGAGAGTGGCGTCTCCCTCCAACACACCACCTGCAGGCACCACCTCGCCATCCCCCACACCTCCGGCGACTCCAGCTCGCCGTGGTGATTTCACACGAGTGGAGTATGCACGAAGACAACAACTTCGAATTATGGAAGACCTGGACAAAGTCATCAGACAGAAATCAGCCAATCAAGGCCGATCATCCCTTAAAAAAACTCGCTCACGGCCTCGCAGCATGACCAGGGAGGAAACGAAGCTGTCTCTGAGTCCAGCCAAGGGAGCATCTG GCTCTAAGCTGACAAAAGTGTACTCTCACTCCTCACTAAACCTTGCAGCCACCGATGAATCAAGAAACAATGATGGTGCCTCCACAAAGAAAACGCAGAG CAGCGGTCTTGACTCACCGAGCAGACTGGCAAATCAGAACGGAGACAATGACTGGGAGTCTGGTTCCAATGGTACCTCGCCTGCTCCAGAATACACAG gtccAAAGCTCTTCAAAGAACCAAGCTTCAAGTCCAACAAATTCATCATTCACAACGCTCTGTCTCGCTGCTGCCTTGCTGGGAAGGTCAACGAAACTCAAAAAAACAAGATAGTTGAG gAGATGGAGAAAAGTCCTGCCAACCATTTCCTCATTCTCTTCCGTGATTCCAGCTGTCAGTTCAGAGGTGTTTACACCATGAATCCTGACTCTCAGGAGCTCATACGACTGGCCGGTGTGGGACCACGGACTGTTAGCTCCACCCAGGTGGAAACCATCTATAAATACAGTTCAGACAGGAAGCAGTTTAGTGCCATCCCCTCAAAAACCATGGGCATGAGCGTAGATGCCTTCACCATCCCCAGTCACCTCTggcaaggaggaggaggaggagcaggaggagggagCAGGAGAGCAAGCATCACAAAAAAGGTGGCCATTTCCAAGTGA
- the LOC121638831 gene encoding calmodulin-regulated spectrin-associated protein 3-like isoform X2, which yields MVDSPSVTKNFSVPEIKPLDQYDFNRAKICASVRWLLSKSYGSAENVPVELREPLYKDQYEQEHLKPSVLKLLLSPEIYCRAQALLAQAHGVSLPASQESLADNSALLQFLIKKGFTPKVQDSDVTEEDLSNNPIKTKAHLALIDSLMSLAAKETVGCVKMAAEVEQMGTGTPWENALLFWVNRLNQILRESTEEEEPSKSQTSTDLQPVQETCHSNRWYWKLVPHAIAFCLKESGNKPPVIRYRKDKVQSKLTPTFPLVSAVKDLSNGCAIAAVLHYYCPSLLPLEDVCLKDTMSVADSVYNLQLIKEFCESNLQSCCPLAVEDLLYAPPALHLNIMSFMSELLDWFEVKKPDFVKPVQPIDLTDVSGLLDCISPLSGNGNSGSPSYIFKQPFVPITSPVSPENKSWTKKQISRPLSAVTFSIPFGLDSDVDIVMGNPIDSVFRSVSTDNLTTGIPAMTSPAAPAGMTHVPYSPPEDLSHLVSASAPSHRSSWGPYAHAAPLGELPTIEEALQVTHVPGGKDRKKGRAAEKTTRGVLAVRPEPRLRPEGAPAGFFLHCPEEETPQLSSSAPCRSGVLHRPVGGEAADAEKQSRKERSDRNTDMSRDDDSVLRDGSIDSSEASDDTPRKTPGNIRPTYGRQGNHSTNNSPRMTSFAERRDNRRRHPAASGEEPASSPTPVTPGTPQTPSTPAGVSYHQDSPGPKGPEPGSEAWELGARLEEKRKSIEAQKRRIEAIFAKHRQRLGKTAFLQLKREQGEGGVEGAEEDNLTLEERLTHMEEQLKQEEEKEEKEKAKETDKEKMSASNTPRLEKQVTFSIESKKGAEKEKGAEKAGEVVILEYNEVVQKLSEALQSLQKDMQKLTEQQQQLMSNQRPRNTPKTTPKSSPRNNTKTPPKTPPHTPTKTPPRTPTRTPTRTTSKAWMIPAVPSPPSASSPSRRSHVLSSSTSPKSIISSSCPAPRTKIHSSSTPRSPKHNTRSQHQPHPRPSELKFPPLNRVLTPTQNVDTIPHLRRVSPSKCQVQTSSSFRIGGPKTPQESPQPTQQPQPEENTSDTASSETPTQFSLELEQEDEEAVGGLPILPQSRQERRRAAGGSSSGAPSECSFESDTLSLSAAYSAGGEGGRGGGAGKPCSLIEASSSSVGGPEGGSDEPTDEGQEFSSDSMSDQAESATEAARKLTTEPLDPIEQFHLAMEARDLPEQQAEATEEDMTHTETLEPCGGQNAPGARGGIGFFFQGEVHSEGDMAQRRALLLERQQKRTEELKKRRQWHDQEKENRLASTDKRVASPSNTPPAGTTSPSPTPPATPARRGDFTRVEYARRQQLRIMEDLDKVIRQKSANQGRSSLKKTRSRPRSMTREETKLSLSPAKGASGSKLTKVYSHSSLNLAATDESRNNDGASTKKTQSGLDSPSRLANQNGDNDWESGSNGTSPAPEYTGPKLFKEPSFKSNKFIIHNALSRCCLAGKVNETQKNKIVEEMEKSPANHFLILFRDSSCQFRGVYTMNPDSQELIRLAGVGPRTVSSTQVETIYKYSSDRKQFSAIPSKTMGMSVDAFTIPSHLWQGGGGGAGGGSRRASITKKVAISK from the exons ATGGTGGACTCTCCCAGCGTCACGAAGAACTTCTCGGTCCCGGAGATCAAACCCCTGGACCAGTACGACTTTAACCGGGCCAAGATCTGCGCCAGCGTTCGATGGCTGCTGTCGAAGTCATACGGCTCCGCAG aaaacGTTCCTGTAGAGCTCCGAGAGCCACTGTACAAGGACCAATATGAACAAGAGCACCTCAAGCCGTCCGTCTTGAAGCTGCTTCTTTCTCCAGAGATCTACTGTCGAGCTCAGGCCCTGCTGGCTCAGGCGCATGGGGTCTCTCTGCCGGCGTCGCAGGAGTCCCTGGCCGACAACTCAGCCCTGCTTCAGTTCCTCATTAAGAAAGGTTTCACCCCAAAGGTCCAGGATTCAGATGTCACAGAAGAGGACCTTAGCAACAACCCCATCAAGACG AAAGCCCATCTCGCTCTCATCGACTCGCTGATGTCACTGGCTGCCAAGGAGACAGTAGGCTGTGTGAAGATGGCAGCGGAGGTGGAGCAGATGGGTACCGGGACTCCATGGGAGAATGCTCTGCTCTTCTGGGTCAACAGG TTGAACCAGATATTGAGAGAaagcacagaagaagaagagcccTCCAAGTCACAGACATCTACAGACCTGCAGCCAGTTCAAGaaacg TGTCATTCCAACCGCTGGTACTGGAAACTAGTCCCC CATGCTATCGCTTTTTGTTTGAAGGAGTCGGGGAATAAGCCACCAGTG ATCCGCTATAGGAAGGACAAAGTGCAGTCCAAGCTGACTCCTACATTCCCTCTGGTCTCTGCGGTCAAAGATCTGTCTAATGGCTGCGCAATAGCTGCTGTATTGCACTACTACTGCCCCAGCTTGCTGCCTCTAGAGG ATGTGTGTCTGAAGGACACTATGTCGGTGGCTGACAGTGTCTacaacctgcagctcatcaaaGAGTTTTGTGAGAGCAATTTACAGAGCTGCTGCCCCCTCGCAGTGGAGGACCTGCTCTACGCTCCTCCGGCTCTGCAT cTGAACATCATGAGCTTCATGTCTGAGCTGTTGGACTGGTTTGAGGTGAAGAAGCCTGATTTTGTCAAGCCAGTACAACCTATTGACCTAACAG ATGTCTCAGGATTACTCGACTGTATAAGTCCTCTCAGTGGGAACGGCAACAG TGGTTCTCCGTCTTACATCTTCAAACAACCTTTTGTGCCCATCACCTCTCCAGTGTCACCAG aaaacaaaagttggacaaagaaacaaatcag TCGTCCTCTGTCAGCAGTGACTTTCAGCATACCATTTGGCCTGGACAGTGATGTTGACATTGTCATGGGAAACCCAATAGATTCTGTCTTTCGCTCTGTCAGCACTGACAACCTCACCACTGGCATCCCTGCAATGACCTCACCGGCGGCACCAGCAGGGATGACTCATGTCCCGTATAGCCCTCCAGAGGACCTCAGCCACCTGGTCAGCGCTTCAGCCCCATCACATCGGTCTTCTTGGGGTCCTTATGCACATGCAGCACCACTGGGGGAACTGCCGACCATTGAGGAGGCGCTACAGGTGACTCATGTGCCTGGTGGCAAAGATCGGAAGAAGGGAAGAGCAGCTGAGAAAACCACAAGGGGAGTTTTAGCAGTCAGACCGGAGCCCAGGTTGCGCCCCGAGGGAGCACCTGCAGGTTTCTTTCTGCACTGCCCTGAAGAGGAAACCCCCCAGCTCAGCAGCTCTGCTCCCTGTCGTTCAGGAGTCCTCCATCGGCCAGTTGGAGGGGAAGCTGCTGATGCTGAAAAGCAAAGTCGGAAAGAGAGATCAGACCGGAATACTGATATGTCACGCGATGACGACTCTGTTCTACGAGATGGCAGCATTGACTCCTCTGAAGCATCAGATGATACACCCCGAAAAACCCCTGGTAATATTCGGCCCACTTATGGTCGCCAGGGAAACCATAGTACCAACAATAGTCCACGCATGACAAGCTTTGCTGAACGGCGAGACAATCGCAGAAGACATCCTGCTGCTTCTGGAGAAGAGCCAGCTTCTTCTCCAACTCCAGTAACCCCAGGAACTCCACAGACACCCTCCACACCAGCAGGTGTCTCCTATCACCAGGACAGCCCAGGCCCCAAAGGGCCTGAACCAGGctcagaggcctgggagctggGAGCTCGCCTTGAGGAGAAACGCAAAAGCATTGAAGCGCAAAAACGGCGCATTGAAGCCATTTTTGCCAAACACAGACAGAGGCTTGGAAAAACTGCTTTTCTTCAACTGAAAAGAGAGCAAGGGGAAGGAGGAGTAGAGGGAGCGGAGGAAGATAATCTGACCCTGGAGGAGCGTCTCACTCACATGGAGGAACAGCTcaaacaggaggaggagaaagaggaaaaggaaaaagcgAAGGAAACAGACAAAGAGAAGATGTCTGCTTCCAACACTCCTCGGTTAGAGAAACAGGTCACATTCTCAATTGAAAGTAAGAAaggagcagaaaaagaaaaaggtgcagAAAAAGCAGGCGAGGTTGTCATATTGGAATACAACGAAGTGGTGCAGAAACTGAGTGAAGCTCTGCAGTCGTTGCAGAAGGACATGCAGAAACTTacagaacagcagcagcagctcatgaGCAACCAAAGACCCAGAAATACACCCAAGACTACTCCAAAATCTTCTCCAAGAAATAACACCAAAACACCGCCCAAAACACCTCCTCACACCCCAACAAAGACACCACCAAGAACCCCGACACGGACTCCTACCAGGACTACCAGTAAAGCCTGGATGATTCCTGCTGTGCCCAGTCCTCCCTCAGCTTCTTCCCCATCACGCCGCTCTCATGTTCTTTCCTCTTCCACCTCTCCAAAATCTATCATTTCTTCCTCCTGCCCAGCTCCGCGAACTAAAATTCACTCTTCCTCAACTCCACGCAGCCCCAAACACAACACCCGTTCTCAGCATCAACCCCACCCACGGCCCTCCGAGCTCAAGTTCCCTCCGCTCAATCGTGTTTTGACACCAACCCAGAATGTGGACACGATCCCCCATCTCCGACGTGTGTCACCCAGCAAGTGTCAAGTCCAGACCTCCTCTTCTTTCCGCATTGGTGGGCCCAAGACCCCTCAAGAGTCTCCTCAGCCTACCCAGCAACCACAGCCTGAGGAGAATACCTCAGACACAGCCTCGAGTGAGACACCCACCCAGTTCAGTCTGGAGCTGGAGCAAGAGGATGAAGAAGCAGTAGGAGGGCTGCCAATCCTGCCACAATCCCGACAGGAGCGCCGCAGGGCCGCTGGAGGCAGCAGCTCTGGTGCTCCTTCTGAGTGCTCATTTGAGAGTGACACCTTATCCCTGTCTGCTGCGTACAGcgcaggaggagaaggaggaagaggtggaggagcagggaAACCTTGCAGCCTGATTGAGGCGTCGTCATCGTCTGTTGGAGGGCCTGAGGGGGGCAGTGATGAACCAACTGATGAGGGACAAGAGTTTTCCTCTGACTCTATGAGCGACCAAGCAGAATCTGCAACTGAAGCTGCCAGAAAACTCACAACAGAACCCTTGGATCCGATTGAGCAGTTTCATCTGGCTATGGAAGCCAGGGATCTGCCAGAGCAACAAGCTGAAGCCACAGAAGAAGACATGACGCACACTGAGACCCTGGAGCCATGTGGAGGGCAGAATGCACCTGGAGCCAGAGGAGGAATTGGATTCTTCTTTCAG GGGGAGGTACATAGTGAAGGGGACATGGCCCAGCGTAGAGCACTGCTGCTGGAAAGACAACAGAAGAGAacagaggagctgaagaagaggagACAGTGGCATGATCAAGAAAAGGAAAACCG ACTGGCATCTACAGACAAGAGAGTGGCGTCTCCCTCCAACACACCACCTGCAGGCACCACCTCGCCATCCCCCACACCTCCGGCGACTCCAGCTCGCCGTGGTGATTTCACACGAGTGGAGTATGCACGAAGACAACAACTTCGAATTATGGAAGACCTGGACAAAGTCATCAGACAGAAATCAGCCAATCAAGGCCGATCATCCCTTAAAAAAACTCGCTCACGGCCTCGCAGCATGACCAGGGAGGAAACGAAGCTGTCTCTGAGTCCAGCCAAGGGAGCATCTG GCTCTAAGCTGACAAAAGTGTACTCTCACTCCTCACTAAACCTTGCAGCCACCGATGAATCAAGAAACAATGATGGTGCCTCCACAAAGAAAACGCAGAG CGGTCTTGACTCACCGAGCAGACTGGCAAATCAGAACGGAGACAATGACTGGGAGTCTGGTTCCAATGGTACCTCGCCTGCTCCAGAATACACAG gtccAAAGCTCTTCAAAGAACCAAGCTTCAAGTCCAACAAATTCATCATTCACAACGCTCTGTCTCGCTGCTGCCTTGCTGGGAAGGTCAACGAAACTCAAAAAAACAAGATAGTTGAG gAGATGGAGAAAAGTCCTGCCAACCATTTCCTCATTCTCTTCCGTGATTCCAGCTGTCAGTTCAGAGGTGTTTACACCATGAATCCTGACTCTCAGGAGCTCATACGACTGGCCGGTGTGGGACCACGGACTGTTAGCTCCACCCAGGTGGAAACCATCTATAAATACAGTTCAGACAGGAAGCAGTTTAGTGCCATCCCCTCAAAAACCATGGGCATGAGCGTAGATGCCTTCACCATCCCCAGTCACCTCTggcaaggaggaggaggaggagcaggaggagggagCAGGAGAGCAAGCATCACAAAAAAGGTGGCCATTTCCAAGTGA